From Micromonospora rhizosphaerae, the proteins below share one genomic window:
- the hutH gene encoding histidine ammonia-lyase — MSTVTIQPTGISPADVIAVARGTAKVVLDPAAVDAMATSRSIVDGIEAAGRPVYGVSTGFGALANTFVAPERRAELQHALIRSHAAGVGAPMPREVVRAMMLLRVRSLALGHSGVRPLVAEALVDLLNHEVTPWVPEHGSLGASGDLAPLAHCALVLLGEGWVLGPAGDRIPAADALRRAGLKPIELAAKEGLALINGTDGMLGMLLLAIHDARHLFAMADVTAALAIEAMLGSERPFLPELHAIRPHPGQATSAANIHRLLQDSRVMDSHRDDLSHAVQDAYSMRCAPQVAGAARDTLDFVATVAGRELLSVVDNPVVLPDGRVESTGNFHGAPLGFAADYLAIAAAEVGAIAERRVDRLLDVTRNRELPAFLSPDAGVNSGLMIAQYTAAGIVAENRRLAAPASVDSLPTSGMQEDHVSMGWAAAKKLRTVLDNLASLLAVELLAAVRGLQLRTPLEPSPAGRAAMAALGGIAGEPGPDVFLAPVMEAARAVLTGPELRAAIEREVGPLG, encoded by the coding sequence ATGTCGACCGTGACCATCCAGCCCACCGGAATCTCCCCCGCCGACGTGATCGCGGTGGCCCGCGGCACCGCCAAGGTCGTCCTCGACCCCGCCGCGGTGGACGCGATGGCGACCAGCCGCTCCATCGTGGACGGCATCGAGGCGGCCGGGCGTCCGGTCTATGGCGTCTCCACCGGGTTCGGGGCACTCGCCAACACCTTCGTCGCGCCCGAGCGGCGGGCCGAGCTGCAGCACGCGCTGATCCGCTCGCATGCCGCCGGAGTGGGCGCGCCGATGCCCCGCGAGGTGGTCCGGGCGATGATGCTGCTGCGGGTGCGTTCCCTCGCGCTCGGCCACTCCGGGGTCCGCCCGCTGGTCGCCGAGGCCCTGGTCGACCTGCTCAACCACGAGGTCACCCCGTGGGTGCCGGAGCACGGCTCGCTCGGCGCCTCCGGCGACCTGGCCCCGCTGGCGCACTGCGCGCTGGTGCTGCTCGGCGAGGGCTGGGTGCTCGGCCCGGCCGGTGACCGGATCCCGGCCGCCGACGCGCTGCGCCGGGCCGGGCTGAAGCCGATCGAACTGGCGGCCAAGGAGGGGCTGGCGCTGATCAACGGCACCGACGGCATGCTCGGCATGCTGCTGCTGGCGATCCACGACGCCCGGCACCTGTTCGCCATGGCCGACGTCACCGCCGCCCTGGCGATCGAGGCGATGCTCGGCTCGGAGCGGCCGTTCCTGCCGGAGCTCCACGCCATCCGGCCGCATCCGGGGCAGGCGACGTCGGCGGCGAACATCCACCGGCTGCTCCAGGACTCCCGGGTGATGGACTCGCACCGCGACGACCTGTCGCACGCCGTGCAGGACGCGTACTCCATGCGCTGCGCCCCACAGGTGGCCGGCGCGGCCCGGGACACCCTCGACTTCGTCGCGACGGTGGCCGGGCGGGAGCTGCTCTCCGTGGTGGACAACCCGGTGGTGCTGCCGGACGGCCGGGTCGAATCCACCGGGAACTTCCACGGCGCGCCACTCGGCTTCGCCGCCGACTACCTCGCCATCGCCGCCGCCGAGGTCGGCGCGATCGCCGAACGCCGGGTGGACCGGCTGCTGGACGTCACCCGCAACCGGGAGCTGCCGGCGTTCCTCTCCCCCGACGCCGGGGTCAACTCCGGCCTGATGATCGCCCAGTACACCGCGGCCGGGATCGTCGCGGAGAACCGGCGGCTCGCCGCGCCCGCCTCGGTGGACTCGCTGCCCACCAGTGGCATGCAGGAGGACCACGTCTCGATGGGCTGGGCGGCGGCCAAGAAGCTGCGCACCGTCCTGGACAACCTCGCCAGCCTGCTCGCGGTGGAGCTGCTGGCGGCGGTCCGCGGGCTCCAACTCCGCACCCCGCTGGAGCCGTCGCCCGCCGGCCGGGCGGCCATGGCGGCGCTGGGCGGGATCGCCGGCGAGCCCGGCCCGGACGTCTTCCTCGCCCCGGTGATGGAGGCGGCTCGGGCCGTGCTGACCGGCCCGGAGCTGCGCGCGGCGATCGAGCGCGAGGTCGGGCCGCTCGGCTGA
- the rph gene encoding ribonuclease PH — protein MARPDGRRPDQLRPVTLTRGWSTHPEGSVLVEFGATRVLCTASVTEGVPRWRKGSGLGWVTAEYAMLPRATNTRSDRESVKGRIGGRTHEISRLIGRSLRAAIDLKALGENSIVLDCDVLQADGGTRTAAITGAYVALHDAVGWLAERRALVGKAEKVMHRSVAAVSVGIIGGEPRLDLCYEEDVAAEVDMNVVCTGSGDFVEVQGTGEANVFAREQLDALLDLGVLGCLDLAEAQRKALAS, from the coding sequence ATGGCGCGACCTGACGGGCGGCGGCCCGACCAACTCCGACCGGTGACCCTGACCCGGGGCTGGAGCACGCACCCGGAGGGCTCCGTGCTCGTCGAGTTCGGCGCGACGCGGGTGCTCTGCACGGCGAGCGTGACCGAGGGGGTGCCCCGCTGGCGCAAGGGCTCCGGGCTCGGCTGGGTGACCGCCGAGTACGCGATGCTGCCCCGGGCCACGAACACCCGCTCGGACCGGGAGAGCGTCAAGGGCCGCATCGGTGGTCGGACCCACGAGATCTCCCGGCTGATCGGCCGCAGCCTGCGGGCCGCCATCGACCTGAAGGCGCTCGGCGAGAACTCGATCGTGCTCGACTGCGACGTGCTCCAGGCCGACGGCGGCACCCGCACCGCGGCGATCACCGGGGCGTACGTGGCACTGCACGACGCGGTCGGCTGGCTGGCCGAGCGCAGGGCGCTGGTCGGCAAGGCGGAGAAGGTGATGCACCGGTCGGTGGCCGCGGTCAGCGTGGGCATCATCGGCGGCGAGCCGCGGCTGGACCTCTGCTACGAAGAGGACGTGGCCGCCGAGGTGGACATGAACGTGGTCTGCACCGGCAGCGGCGACTTCGTCGAGGTGCAGGGGACGGGTGAGGCCAACGTCTTCGCCCGCGAGCAGCTCGACGCCCTGCTCGACCTGGGCGTGCTGGGCTGCCTGGATCTCGCCGAGGCTCAGCGGAAGGCGCTCGCATCATGA
- a CDS encoding PLP-dependent cysteine synthase family protein has product MARYDSLLDACGGTPLIGLPRLSPTVPEGAPPVRLWAKLEDRNPTGSIKDRAALFMVRAAEEAGRLRPGDTILEPTSGNTGISLAMVAKLRGYRLVCVMPENVSTERVQLLRMYGAEIIFSPAAGGSNQAVATAKQTAAEHPDWVMLYQYGNEANARAHYETTGPELLHDLPTITHFVAGLGTTGTLMGTGRYLREKVDGIQIVAAEPRYGELVYGLRNIDEGYVPELYDAGVLSRRFSVGTRDAVLRTRQLVEVEGVFAGFSTGAILHAALAVAHEAVRDGRRADVAFVVCDGGWKYLSTGAYGGTLADAEDALEGQLWA; this is encoded by the coding sequence ATGGCGCGGTACGACAGCCTGCTCGACGCCTGCGGCGGCACGCCCCTGATCGGACTGCCCCGGCTCTCGCCGACGGTGCCCGAGGGGGCGCCGCCGGTGCGGCTCTGGGCGAAGTTGGAGGACCGGAACCCGACCGGCAGCATCAAGGACCGGGCGGCCCTGTTCATGGTCCGCGCGGCCGAGGAGGCCGGCCGGCTCCGCCCGGGCGACACCATCCTGGAGCCGACCAGCGGCAACACCGGCATCTCGCTGGCCATGGTGGCCAAGCTGCGCGGGTACCGGCTGGTCTGCGTGATGCCGGAGAACGTCTCCACCGAGCGGGTGCAGCTGCTCCGGATGTACGGCGCGGAGATCATCTTCTCGCCGGCCGCGGGCGGCTCCAACCAGGCGGTCGCCACCGCGAAGCAGACCGCCGCCGAGCACCCCGACTGGGTGATGCTCTACCAGTACGGCAACGAGGCGAACGCCCGGGCGCACTACGAGACCACCGGGCCGGAGCTGCTGCACGACCTGCCCACGATCACCCACTTCGTGGCCGGCCTGGGCACCACCGGCACGCTGATGGGCACCGGGCGCTACCTGCGGGAGAAGGTCGACGGCATCCAGATCGTCGCCGCCGAGCCCCGCTACGGCGAGCTGGTCTACGGCCTGCGCAACATCGACGAGGGATACGTCCCGGAGCTCTACGACGCCGGCGTGCTCTCCCGGCGCTTCTCGGTGGGCACCCGGGACGCCGTGCTGCGCACCCGCCAGCTGGTCGAGGTGGAGGGCGTCTTCGCGGGCTTCTCCACCGGCGCCATCCTGCACGCTGCCCTGGCGGTGGCGCACGAGGCGGTGCGGGACGGCCGCCGGGCCGACGTGGCGTTCGTGGTCTGCGACGGCGGCTGGAAGTACCTCTCGACCGGGGCGTACGGCGGCACCCTCGCGGACGCCGAGGACGCCCTGGAGGGTCAGCTCTGGGCCTGA
- a CDS encoding allantoate amidohydrolase, which produces MTDLAARFRKLWDEIAPVGRDEGSGGYLRYALTEPELTLRAWFREQADGRGMPVQEDGNGNLFAWWGDPDTGDAVLTGSHFDSVPHGGAYDGPLGIVSAFLAVDELRAAGVAPVRPVVIAAFVEEEGARFGVPCLGSRLLTGEIAVDRAAGLRDAAGVSFAEALGERPAGADPALVGRFAAFVELHVEQGRALVERDAPVAVASAIWPHGRWRFDFHGEGNHAGTTRMADRRDPMLTYAFTVLAANKEARLRDANATVGRVRVEPNATNAIPSRVTGWLDARAAEPETLHGLVEAVHAKAAERARRDGTELSLTEESATPLVAFDGGLADRLARLLDAPVLPTGAGHDAGVLAAHLPTAMLFVRNPTGVSHSPAESAADADCAAGVTALARVLGELSCR; this is translated from the coding sequence GTGACCGACCTGGCCGCCCGGTTCCGGAAGCTCTGGGACGAGATCGCCCCGGTCGGACGGGACGAAGGCAGCGGCGGCTACCTGCGCTACGCCCTGACCGAGCCGGAACTGACGCTGCGCGCCTGGTTCCGGGAGCAGGCCGACGGTCGGGGCATGCCGGTGCAGGAGGACGGCAACGGCAACCTCTTCGCCTGGTGGGGCGACCCGGACACCGGGGACGCGGTGCTGACCGGCAGCCATTTCGACTCGGTGCCGCACGGCGGCGCGTACGACGGGCCGCTCGGCATCGTCAGCGCCTTCCTCGCCGTGGACGAGCTGCGGGCCGCCGGCGTCGCGCCGGTCCGGCCGGTGGTGATCGCCGCGTTCGTCGAGGAGGAGGGGGCGCGGTTCGGCGTACCGTGTCTGGGGTCGCGGCTGCTCACCGGGGAGATCGCGGTCGACCGCGCGGCCGGGCTGCGGGACGCCGCCGGGGTGAGCTTCGCCGAGGCGCTGGGTGAGCGGCCCGCGGGCGCCGACCCGGCGCTGGTCGGCCGCTTCGCGGCCTTCGTGGAGCTGCACGTCGAGCAGGGCCGCGCGCTGGTCGAGCGGGACGCGCCGGTCGCGGTGGCCAGCGCCATCTGGCCGCACGGCCGCTGGCGCTTCGACTTCCACGGCGAGGGCAACCACGCGGGTACGACCCGGATGGCCGACCGCCGCGACCCGATGCTCACGTACGCGTTCACCGTGCTCGCGGCGAACAAGGAGGCCCGGCTGCGCGACGCGAACGCCACCGTCGGCCGGGTACGCGTCGAGCCGAACGCCACCAATGCCATCCCGTCCCGGGTGACCGGGTGGCTGGATGCCCGGGCGGCCGAGCCGGAGACCCTGCACGGGCTGGTGGAGGCGGTGCACGCCAAGGCCGCCGAGCGGGCCCGGCGGGACGGCACGGAGCTGTCGCTGACCGAGGAGTCGGCCACCCCGCTGGTCGCCTTCGACGGCGGGCTGGCCGACCGGTTGGCGCGGCTGCTCGACGCGCCGGTGCTGCCCACCGGAGCCGGCCACGACGCGGGGGTCCTCGCCGCGCACCTGCCCACCGCGATGCTCTTCGTCCGCAATCCGACCGGGGTGTCGCACTCCCCCGCCGAGTCGGCCGCCGACGCCGACTGCGCCGCCGGGGTGACCGCCCTGGCCCGGGTGCTGGGGGAGCTGTCATGCCGCTGA
- a CDS encoding MBL fold metallo-hydrolase, translated as MRLTILGCAGSFPGPESPCSAYLVEAEGFRLLIDFGSGSLSTLQRYVGLHAPDAILLTHLHCDHILDAVSYVVVRRYAPDGPYPPLPVYAPAGAPDRLAAASDAYGQEDSTVEDVYQFYALEPGTFPIGPLTVTVDRMNHPVETYGVRLEHGGRVLCYSADTAPCDALLRLSQGADLFLCEASYLDGVENPPDLHLTGREAGEAATKAGVGRLLLTHLVPAWGSEAHTLESAAAAYAGPLEVVRPGACYDV; from the coding sequence ATGCGACTGACCATCCTCGGCTGCGCGGGCAGCTTCCCGGGCCCCGAGTCCCCCTGCTCGGCCTACCTCGTGGAGGCGGAGGGCTTCCGGCTCCTGATCGACTTCGGCTCGGGATCGCTCTCCACCCTCCAGCGCTACGTCGGGCTGCACGCCCCCGACGCCATCCTCCTCACCCACCTGCACTGCGACCACATCCTCGACGCCGTGTCGTACGTGGTGGTGCGCCGGTACGCCCCGGACGGGCCGTACCCGCCCCTGCCGGTGTACGCGCCCGCCGGCGCGCCGGACCGGCTGGCCGCCGCGTCAGACGCGTATGGGCAGGAGGACAGCACGGTGGAGGACGTCTACCAGTTCTACGCCCTGGAGCCGGGCACCTTCCCGATCGGCCCGCTCACCGTCACCGTGGACCGGATGAACCACCCGGTCGAGACGTACGGCGTGCGGCTGGAGCACGGCGGGCGGGTGCTCTGCTACTCCGCTGACACCGCCCCCTGCGACGCGCTGCTGCGGCTCTCCCAGGGCGCCGACCTCTTCCTCTGCGAGGCCAGTTACCTCGACGGTGTGGAGAACCCGCCGGACCTGCACCTCACCGGGCGGGAGGCCGGCGAGGCCGCGACCAAGGCAGGCGTCGGCCGGCTGCTGCTCACCCATCTGGTGCCCGCCTGGGGCAGCGAGGCGCACACCCTGGAGTCGGCCGCCGCCGCGTACGCCGGCCCGCTCGAGGTGGTCCGCCCCGGCGCCTGCTACGACGTCTGA
- the rdgB gene encoding RdgB/HAM1 family non-canonical purine NTP pyrophosphatase: MNKFLLATRNRKKLVELQRILDTALGAHRIALLGLDDVEEYPELPETGLTFGENALIKAREGTRRTGLPTIADDSGLAVDALNGMPGVFSARWSGRHGDDLANLQLVLDQIADLPDEHRGAAFVCAVALVLPNGKEHLVDGRQAGRLLRAPRGEGGFGYDPIFLGDGQDRTNAELTPEEKDAVSHRGKALRELGKLVAKVLPQS, from the coding sequence ATGAACAAGTTTCTGCTCGCCACCCGAAACCGCAAGAAGCTCGTCGAGCTCCAGCGGATCCTGGACACCGCGCTCGGCGCGCACCGGATCGCCCTGCTCGGGCTGGACGACGTCGAGGAGTACCCGGAGCTGCCGGAGACCGGCCTGACCTTCGGCGAGAACGCGCTGATCAAGGCGCGCGAGGGCACCCGGCGGACCGGCCTGCCGACGATCGCCGACGACTCCGGGCTGGCCGTGGACGCGCTAAACGGCATGCCGGGCGTGTTCAGCGCCCGGTGGTCCGGCCGGCACGGCGACGACCTGGCCAACCTCCAGCTGGTGCTGGACCAGATCGCCGACCTGCCGGACGAGCACCGGGGCGCCGCCTTCGTCTGCGCGGTCGCGCTGGTGCTGCCGAACGGCAAGGAGCACCTGGTCGACGGCCGCCAGGCCGGTCGGCTGTTGCGCGCGCCGCGCGGCGAGGGCGGCTTCGGGTACGACCCGATCTTCCTCGGCGACGGCCAGGACCGGACCAACGCGGAGCTGACACCGGAGGAGAAGGACGCCGTCAGCCACCGCGGCAAGGCGCTGCGCGAGCTGGGCAAGCTGGTCGCCAAGGTGCTCCCGCAGTCCTGA
- the hutU gene encoding urocanate hydratase yields the protein MHQPVRAARGTARTAQGWPQEAALRMLMNNLDPEVAERPEDLVVYGGTGKAARDWPSYHALVRTLTELRDDETMLVQSGRPVGVMRTHEWAPRVLLANSNLVGDWATWPEFRRLEQLGLTMYGQMTAGSWIYIGTQGILQGTYETFAAVAAKRFGGSLAGTLTLTAGCGGMGGAQPLAVTMNGGACLIVDVDRSRLERRAHDRYLDEIADNLDDAVERVLAAKRERRALSVGVVGNAAVVFPELLVRGVEIDIVTDQTSAHDPLSYVPVGVELADARDYAAKKPAEFTDRARASMARHVAAMVGFLDAGAEVFDYGNSIRGEAKLGGFERAFDFPGFVPAYIRPLFCEGKGPFRWAALSGDPADIAATDRAILELFPENESLARWIRMAGERVAFQGLPARICWLGYGERDRAGVRFNEMVASGELSAPVVIGRDHLDCGSVASPYRETEAMADGSDAIADWPLLNALVNTASGASWVSIHHGGGVGIGRSIHAGQVCVADGSELAGQKIERVLTNDPAMGVIRHVDAGYDDAREVAERTGVRVPMAEGAA from the coding sequence ATGCACCAGCCCGTCCGCGCCGCCCGCGGCACCGCACGCACCGCCCAGGGGTGGCCGCAGGAGGCCGCGCTACGGATGCTGATGAACAACCTCGACCCGGAGGTGGCCGAGCGCCCCGAGGACCTGGTGGTCTACGGCGGCACCGGCAAGGCCGCCCGGGACTGGCCGTCGTACCACGCGCTGGTGCGGACGCTCACCGAGCTGCGTGACGACGAGACGATGCTGGTGCAGTCCGGCCGCCCGGTCGGCGTCATGCGGACCCACGAGTGGGCGCCCCGGGTGCTGCTGGCCAACTCCAACCTGGTCGGCGACTGGGCCACCTGGCCGGAGTTCCGCCGGCTGGAGCAGCTCGGCCTGACCATGTACGGGCAGATGACCGCCGGCTCCTGGATCTACATCGGCACCCAGGGCATTCTCCAGGGCACCTACGAGACGTTCGCCGCGGTCGCCGCGAAGCGGTTCGGCGGCAGCCTGGCCGGCACGCTGACCCTGACCGCCGGCTGCGGCGGGATGGGCGGGGCACAGCCCCTGGCGGTCACCATGAACGGCGGCGCGTGCCTGATCGTGGACGTGGACCGCAGCCGGCTGGAGCGGCGGGCGCACGACCGCTACCTGGACGAGATCGCCGACAACCTGGACGACGCGGTCGAGCGGGTGCTCGCCGCGAAGCGGGAGCGGCGGGCGCTGAGCGTCGGCGTCGTCGGCAACGCGGCGGTCGTCTTCCCCGAGCTGCTGGTCCGGGGCGTCGAGATCGACATCGTCACCGACCAGACCAGCGCGCACGACCCGCTGTCGTACGTGCCGGTGGGGGTGGAGCTGGCCGACGCCCGGGACTACGCGGCGAAGAAGCCGGCCGAGTTCACCGACCGGGCCCGGGCGTCGATGGCCCGGCACGTGGCCGCGATGGTCGGCTTCCTGGACGCCGGCGCCGAGGTCTTCGACTACGGCAACTCGATCCGCGGCGAGGCGAAGCTCGGCGGGTTCGAGCGGGCCTTCGACTTCCCCGGCTTCGTGCCGGCGTACATCCGGCCGCTGTTCTGCGAGGGCAAGGGCCCGTTCCGGTGGGCGGCGCTCTCCGGCGACCCGGCCGACATCGCCGCCACCGACCGGGCCATTCTGGAGCTGTTCCCGGAGAACGAGTCGCTGGCCCGATGGATCCGGATGGCCGGCGAGCGGGTCGCCTTCCAGGGGCTGCCGGCGCGCATCTGCTGGCTCGGCTACGGCGAGCGGGACCGGGCCGGGGTGCGGTTCAACGAGATGGTCGCCTCCGGTGAGCTCTCCGCGCCGGTGGTGATCGGCCGGGACCACCTGGACTGCGGCAGCGTGGCCAGCCCGTACCGGGAGACCGAGGCGATGGCCGACGGCTCCGACGCGATCGCCGACTGGCCACTGCTCAACGCGCTGGTCAACACCGCGAGCGGGGCGTCCTGGGTGTCCATCCACCACGGCGGCGGGGTGGGCATCGGCCGGTCCATCCACGCCGGGCAGGTCTGCGTCGCCGACGGCAGCGAGCTGGCCGGGCAGAAGATCGAGCGGGTGCTCACCAACGACCCGGCGATGGGCGTGATCCGGCACGTGGACGCCGGCTACGACGACGCCCGCGAGGTCGCCGAGCGCACCGGGGTCCGGGTGCCGATGGCCGAGGGTGCCGCGTGA
- a CDS encoding formimidoylglutamate deiminase, with the protein MTTTRWLAEYAWLPDHAEPTPDVLIETEDGRITAVAPLTAGSRPPAGVEVLGDAVRLPGLTLPGLANAHSHAFHRALRGRTHGGRGDFWTWREVMYDVAQRLDPDSYLALARAAYAEMALAGITCVGEFHYLHHGPNGTPYADPNAMSAALVEAAAQAGIRITLLDTCYLTATVDGEPLTGPQQRFGDGDALRWAERVSAFNPENEHARVGAAIHSVRAVPAEQLATVAGWADRRGAPLHAHLSEQPAENDACRAAHGCTPTRLLADHGVLGPHTTAVHATHPTGADLALLGESRTGVCLCPTTERDLADGIGPARRMAEAGSPLSLGSDSHAVVDLFEEARAVELDERLRTRRRGHFTAAELLTAATVAGHAALGWGDAGRLAVGDRADLVTVRLDSARTAGAPPVGVFFAATAADVTHVVVDGRVVVADGRHQTVDVPTELRAAIEEVTS; encoded by the coding sequence ATGACCACGACCCGCTGGCTCGCCGAGTACGCCTGGCTGCCCGACCACGCCGAGCCCACGCCCGACGTGCTGATCGAGACCGAGGACGGACGGATCACCGCCGTCGCCCCACTGACCGCCGGGAGCCGGCCGCCGGCCGGGGTTGAGGTGCTGGGCGACGCGGTCCGGCTGCCCGGACTCACCCTGCCCGGGCTCGCCAACGCACACTCGCACGCCTTCCACCGGGCGCTGCGCGGCCGCACCCACGGCGGCCGGGGCGACTTCTGGACCTGGCGGGAAGTCATGTACGACGTCGCCCAGCGGCTCGACCCGGACTCCTACCTGGCCCTGGCCCGGGCCGCGTACGCGGAGATGGCGCTCGCCGGGATCACCTGCGTCGGCGAGTTCCACTACCTGCACCACGGCCCCAACGGGACGCCGTACGCCGACCCGAACGCGATGTCCGCGGCACTGGTCGAGGCCGCCGCCCAGGCCGGCATCCGGATCACCCTGCTGGACACCTGCTACCTCACCGCCACCGTGGACGGTGAGCCGCTGACCGGGCCGCAGCAGCGGTTCGGCGACGGCGACGCGCTGCGCTGGGCGGAGCGGGTCAGCGCGTTCAATCCCGAGAACGAGCACGCCCGGGTCGGCGCGGCGATCCACTCGGTGCGGGCGGTGCCCGCCGAACAGCTCGCCACGGTGGCCGGCTGGGCGGACCGGCGGGGCGCACCGCTGCACGCCCACCTCTCCGAGCAGCCCGCCGAGAACGACGCCTGCCGCGCGGCCCACGGCTGCACCCCGACCCGGCTGCTCGCCGATCACGGGGTGCTCGGGCCGCACACCACCGCCGTCCATGCGACCCATCCCACCGGCGCGGACCTGGCGCTGCTCGGGGAGAGCCGGACCGGCGTCTGCCTCTGCCCCACCACCGAACGGGACCTGGCCGACGGGATCGGTCCGGCCCGGCGGATGGCCGAGGCGGGCAGCCCGCTCAGCCTGGGCAGCGACAGCCACGCCGTGGTCGACCTCTTCGAGGAGGCCCGGGCGGTGGAGCTGGACGAGCGGCTGCGCACCCGCAGGCGCGGGCACTTCACCGCCGCCGAGCTGCTGACCGCCGCCACCGTCGCCGGGCACGCCGCGCTGGGCTGGGGGGACGCCGGCCGGCTGGCCGTCGGCGACCGGGCCGACCTGGTCACCGTACGCCTGGACAGCGCCCGCACCGCCGGCGCGCCACCGGTCGGGGTGTTCTTCGCGGCCACCGCGGCCGACGTCACCCATGTGGTGGTGGACGGGCGGGTCGTGGTCGCCGACGGGCGGCACCAGACCGTGGACGTGCCGACCGAACTGCGCGCGGCCATCGAGGAGGTGACCTCGTGA
- the hutI gene encoding imidazolonepropionase: MSSLLVDNIGELVTNVVGGGEAGPLGIRRNSALLVEDGQVAWIGPARDAPAADRRIDAEGAAVLPGFVDSHAHLVFAGDRAAEFAARMAGQPYTGGGIRTTVGATRAASDDELRATVRRLRAEAMRQGTTTIEIKSGYGLTVADEARSLRIAAEFTEETTFLGAHVVPAEYAHRPDDYVGMVCGPMLAAAAPYARWIDVFCERGAFDVDHARAILACGQAVGLGVRVHANQLGPGPGVQLGVELGAASVDHCTHLTDADIDALVSTGTEGAGTATVATLLPGAEFSTRSPYPDARRLLDAGVAVALATDCNPGSSYTSSMPFCIALAVREMRMTPAEAVWAATAGGAMALRRDDVGRLRPGARADLMILDAPSHLHLAYRPGVPLIRQVLYNGVPQCRP; the protein is encoded by the coding sequence ATGAGCAGCCTGCTGGTCGACAACATCGGCGAGCTGGTCACCAACGTGGTCGGCGGCGGTGAGGCCGGGCCGCTGGGTATCCGCCGGAACAGCGCCCTGCTGGTGGAGGACGGCCAGGTGGCCTGGATCGGACCGGCCCGGGACGCCCCGGCCGCCGACCGGCGGATCGACGCCGAGGGCGCGGCCGTGCTCCCCGGCTTCGTGGACAGCCACGCCCACCTGGTCTTCGCCGGGGACCGGGCCGCCGAGTTCGCCGCCCGGATGGCCGGCCAGCCGTACACCGGGGGCGGTATCCGGACCACGGTGGGCGCGACCCGGGCCGCCTCCGACGACGAGCTGCGGGCCACCGTGCGCCGGCTGCGCGCCGAGGCGATGCGGCAGGGCACCACCACCATCGAGATCAAGAGCGGGTACGGGCTCACCGTCGCCGACGAGGCCCGTTCGCTGCGGATCGCCGCCGAGTTCACCGAGGAGACGACGTTCCTCGGCGCGCACGTCGTCCCCGCCGAGTACGCCCACCGCCCCGACGACTACGTGGGGATGGTCTGCGGGCCGATGCTGGCCGCCGCGGCCCCGTACGCGCGCTGGATCGACGTCTTCTGCGAGCGGGGCGCCTTCGACGTGGACCACGCCCGGGCCATCCTCGCCTGCGGGCAGGCGGTCGGGCTGGGCGTACGGGTGCACGCCAACCAGCTCGGCCCCGGCCCGGGCGTGCAGCTCGGAGTGGAACTCGGCGCGGCCAGCGTCGACCACTGCACCCACCTCACCGACGCCGACATCGACGCGCTGGTCTCGACCGGGACGGAGGGGGCGGGGACGGCCACCGTCGCCACCCTGCTGCCGGGCGCGGAATTCTCCACCCGGTCGCCGTACCCGGACGCCCGTCGGCTGCTCGACGCCGGGGTGGCCGTGGCGCTGGCCACCGACTGCAACCCCGGGTCGTCGTACACCTCGTCGATGCCGTTCTGCATCGCGCTCGCCGTGCGCGAGATGCGGATGACCCCGGCGGAGGCGGTCTGGGCCGCGACCGCCGGCGGCGCGATGGCGCTGCGCCGCGACGACGTCGGACGGCTGCGGCCCGGCGCCCGGGCCGACCTCATGATCCTCGACGCCCCATCCCACCTGCACCTGGCCTACCGACCGGGTGTGCCACTGATCCGCCAGGTTCTGTACAACGGAGTGCCGCAATGTCGACCGTGA